The Lycium barbarum isolate Lr01 chromosome 4, ASM1917538v2, whole genome shotgun sequence nucleotide sequence ATTTAAATTGTTAAGAAAttacatttttatttatttaattatatcttCAACGTTCGGTACTAAcatattttcttgttttttctCCTCAGAAAGTTCCAGTTTTTGGACATTGGGATGGTTATAAATGGAGTTATGATGAAGTGACTAGTAAGGAGCTACCATggtttcaagtgaagaaaattcaCAAAGTCCGTAGAGGAGATAATATGAGCTATTATAATGTTATATTGGGATGTAATTCTGAAGCTAGTAGCTATAACATTATCCTTGGCACAACATCAATTAAGATTGTGAACCAAACAGGCAAACTTGTTGCAGAGGTTAGTCACTACCCTTTTGACATAATTAATCTATCGGATTACCTAAAAGATAATTATATGTAAACGTTCATAGAAAAGTTGGATTAGTAATCTGAAAACAAGACAGATTACATGTTACGACTAGTTGTATAAGATACACTAATCGTGTTGAAAAAAGCATACATTGTCGGTGTTTATAAGTTATTATTTTTCCTCTAATAGTGTTTGTGACTTTGTGTTTATTATCAGGTAAAACAAAAACAAGCAAGTTCAGGAGTACTCTTTGGAAATGATGTATTAACACTGGTGGTGGAACCTCATGTTGATCACTCATTAGTTATGGCTCTTGTCACTGTTTGTGGTCTCATCCATCACAGAATCTGATTATTAGTATTAAAAGTAATAAGTTTAATTTCTTTCTACTCGCTTTTTCTCTGTAATAATTGTAATCTCTATCTTCTCCCTTTGTTCTTGAAAACAGGAAAAAGAGATCTTAATTATAGTTTGTACCTTGAGGAATGAGTTGTTTAGATGTAATCGTGTgatatgaatattgaagtgtaaAATTCTGTTATAACCATGTTCGATCTTATTATATGCATTAATCGTAGTTCAtgctcatgaaaaaaaaaatccagtgaAAGCGGACATATCAATTGAAACAAAATCTTAATGATGTGATAGATCATTACCATTTTACAGACATTCTCTAGGCCTTACTCCACTTTATGGAGTCCCCAACTTTTAAGATAGCGAATCCTATTTAACTAATTAAACCATCAACCTTCGGATCAACTTACTGCCACTTCCATTATTTCATCTGATACCTACTTCAGTTGTGCTTCCTAAATGTAATTTAGATCATGCTTTTGAAATGTAATTGTATTACCAATAATTGCTTTTTTGCTTTCGGATAAAACTAATATTCTACTGACACATAAAGGTTCTTGAAAGAAGAACTAGCTTATATACAACCCaatttgaaaatatgaaaagaCAGAAAATAGAAAACTTAGCTAACTAAAGTATCACCTCAGGCTACAGCTATTCATAGCCGTCACACCAATATTAATTCTCTTCGATTTCGTGTGTAACTACATATGTGAAAAGCATCACTGTTTTAATATACTTATTCCTTTTGCTTTCAGCCGTGtggttcttttttttcttcttctttcatgcACACAATACTAGGGCTGCATATCAATCAGTTTGGTTCGGGTTTCAAAGTTATCGGTTCAACTTATTGGTTATCGGTTTGTAGACATGTTAAACCGTTAAGATATCGGTTAATATGTTATTGGTTAATCGGTTGTTGTTTGTTATCGGCTTGGTTATTGGTTTaaccgttaagatttcacacaaAAAGTTTTCAAGAACAAAGAACCCATGCACGGTTTTGAACGAAAGACAAATACAAAAAAATAGAAACAAGAGTGAGAATTGAAAGCAATGTAGAAGATGTAAAAGAGAGATGTAGAAGAGATCCACTTCTTTTCTTTACAAGGTAAAGCAAAAGACCATGAAAACTTGGAAGTTTTAACATTAAAGCTAAATTTTGAAAATAAACTTTATAAGTTAGTAGTACCTGTTTGCGGTTGTCAAAGAAGAGGCAAGAAAAGCACTCAAGCAGAACCAGAAAGTGATGAAATGCAAAACATAAAACCCCTTTGCTAATTTAGTACCCTTTTTTCTTACAAGCAATGTTTACTAGTCAAGTGAAATTGCCGCTTGAGACTTGAGAGTCTGTTTATGAAGTGGAAATCAAGTAACCCTAAATCTAGTCAAGGTACTTTGTATATAAAAAGGTAGAATTGAAATTAAATAAATGGTTATCGGGTTATCAGTTCACCCGTTAACAAAAATGGCCAAAACCGTGACCCGACCCAATAAGCCAATAACCACAGGGCACCACCCAATACCCGAACCAGTAATTCATTAACCCAATAATCGATTCGGGTTATTAATTTAACCGTTAATATACACAGCCCTACACAATACCGTTGTAGGAATAAATATGAACATAATCCAACCTTAATGGAGTATGACATTCGATGTAAACGTTGAAAAGATAAATAAAACACAATAAAAAAATGTTGGAATAATTTGATACCCCACAAGTTTATGTGAAAGTGAAAGACTTAAATACACTTCACCAAAATATTCTTCGACATTCCTAGATTTTATTTGGATATGTATAAGAGAAAGCTCCCTTAAATTAGCATAGTTAGATTAGCTTAGTTAGTTAGAACATGATTAGTTGGTTACTTATTGTATTAAATGCCAGCTGTGGCATTTCTGTAATTTAGGAGATATGCAGTTAGTTAGTTAGTTGGATATAGTTTCTCTCTCCTCTACACGAGTATATATACTTTGTTTCCATGAAATCAATTGCAGTTTGCATTTGCACAAACTCATTCTTCTCTCTATCAAAAACAAAATTAGTAGCTTTCACTCTCTCTCTCATTTCCCTCTTTCAGTTCAAGCTTTGAAAGCTTCATCAATGGAAGTTATGGAGTAAATGTCACAATCCTTTActtcaacatggtatcagagccttgtCTCTTCATCGATTAAACTCCGATTGTAAGAAATTACTTCAATATCAATCTTTCATCTTCTTTGTTGTCAAACCCTAGATTTTCCCTAAATTTTATTCGAACGAAATTCGAATCAATTTTCATCTGGACTGTTGATTTCTAGTAAAGATAGTTATTCCTAGTTGAATTGTGATTGTTGCTGTTGTTTCCAGTTGAATTACGTTGTCGATTTAGGTTGAGTTACATTCGTTCCCTTTTAATCTCTGTTGCAGTTTCAAGTTTGCGTTAGTAATCTCTATTGCAGTTGCGAGTTTGTGTTGGTGGTTATTGATTGCAATCTCCgttgtgattgttgtttggtGATTGTTGGGTGTTTTGCTCTAAATCAATTGGAAATCGAATTGCGATCTGAGTTGAATAAGTGAAGACCATGACTGAAAATCGAGATAACTTGAATGCAACAATGGGGAACCAATCCACATCGACTTAGAGAGGAACCCTAGATTCAACCAATCCGTTGTACATGCACCCAGTAGGAAGTGCTGGTTCCACCTTAATTTCATTAAAATTTGACGGAACATGTTACAGATCATGCAGGAGGGGTGTACTCCAAGCATTACCAGTAAAGAACAAAACTGGTTTTTATCAATGGAAAGTATAAGAAACCAGATCTCGATTCAGAAAATTATGCGCAATGGGAAAGGTATGATGATATGGTGACTTCGTGGATGCTAAACTCCTTGTCACCAGATCTGATGGATAGTCTTCAATATATGAACAATGCCAAAGAGCTATAGGAAAAGCTTGAGGACAGGTATGATCAAACAAATGGTGCGAAATTGTACCAATTACAGAGAGAGATCAATGAGTTAAATCAAGGAACACTTAACATCACTAGTTATTACACCAAGATGAGGAAACTGTGGGACGAGATGAGTACTTTGGATGCAAACTCTCAATGTAGTTGTCTGTGTACTTGTGGAGGAAAGGCTAACATGCATAAAACTGACAAGACAGGAAATTGATTCAATTCTTGATGGGACTGAATGAAGTCTACACTGTAGTAAGAAGCAACATCTTGATGATGAAGCCATTACCTAGCATGGCACATGCCTTCTCCATTCTGGTGCaagaagaaaaacaaagagaagtCAAGCCTCATTATAGGATGGCATTAGAGTCTACATCACTGAACGCAAGTGGTCAAGGAAGCACTTTACTGAGTGCAAATGAACAAGAGGAAATAATTTTAGAACAAACTACAATCAACATTACAACCAACAGAAAAACTCTAGAAGAAAGTATGTGAACAACAATAGATCAAATTTCCCTCATAACAATACACTGCAAGAAGGGTGGACATACAAAGGACAAATGCTACAGGCTTCATGGATTCCCTCAAGACTTCAAATTCACTAAAGGAAAGAATATGGTGAATGCAAATAATGCACATGGAGAGATATTCACTAACACACAGTCTATGAATCATAATTTTGAGCAAAGGGCACAACATCTCCCCAAAGAGCAGTATAGTCAGTTGATATCACTACTAGAAAGCCTGTAGTGTGGAAATGGAAATGGAGATGCAACATGACTGGAGGAGCTGTCAACCTAGCAGGTATTCTTGCTTGTTACTCTTCCATTACTGAAATTAGTGAACTTTCTTGTAAATGCATCAAACTATATGTTGATTCATGGATAATAAACTCAGGAGCCTCACATCATATGAACTACAACAAAACCTTACTGACCAATACCAAAATATTACCTTATCCTTTCTTAGTGACTTTGCCAAGTGGATATAACGTTAAAGTAACTGAAATTGGTGATGTTACCCTTAGTTCAGCACTGACTCTATACAAAGTGTTGTTGTACCTAGTTTCAAATTTAATTTGATTCTGTATATTGTTTAGCTTCACAACTTAGAGGTATAGTCATTTTCAAGACTCTTTCATGGGCCCTTCACTGAAGAGCCCTCTGGAGATTGGTAGAGCAAGGAATGGATTATATTTCTTGTGTCCAAGATACCACAGCTGTTCTATGGGTAACTGTGACTCTCACCTCTCAAATTCAAATGTcaataatgttgttgttgataggAATGACTCTAGTTCTTTGTTTTCTCATCCAAATGTGACTGCACCACCATCTCAAACTCCATTTGTACAAAACTCTCATTCAGCAAATAAAAGAGTCAGTCCTACACAGAGTTTTCATTCAAGTAATAAAAGAGTCATTCCTGCTATGAATTCTTTTTTGTCTTCTGTATCTCATGGAAATGATGCGAATCACGTATGGCATAATAGGCTGGGACATGTACCCTTTGTGAAAATGAGGACCATCTCTTCAATACCCATCAACTTTGCACCAAAACAACTTTTTACTTGTCCTATCTGCCCCCTGGCAAGATATACCAGACTAGCCTTCACTAGCCTTCCCACAAAAAACCACATCAACTAAGAAAATATTTAACATTCTCCATGTAGACTTATGGGGGCCATACCATACCCCCACACATGATCACCACAAATACTTTCTGACCATGGTTGATGACTATAGTAAATCAACTTGTACACAACTCTTAAACTGCAAAAGTAATGCACTTCAGACCATCAGAGCCTTTGTCATACTCATTGAAAATCAATTGCAAACAACCATAAAGTGTATAAGATCTGATAATGGATCAGAATTCACTAGCAATGAAGCTCAAAGCTTTTTTCAATCCAAAGGAATCATCCATCAAAAGTCATGCCCTTATACACCTCAATAGAATGGCATAGTAGAGAGAAAGCACAAATACCTATTGGAAACTGCTAGAGCATTACTATACTAATCAAAACTGCCCCTGAGATATTGGGGGAAATGCATCCAAGCTGCCACATACCTAATAAACAGGCTACCTTCCACTGTCCTTACCAACAAATGCCCTTTTGAGTTACTTTACCAAAAGAAACCAACATACTCACATCTTAAGGCTTTTGGATGTCTGTGTTTCCTAACCATACTCAAAAC carries:
- the LOC132637096 gene encoding protein LURP-one-related 11-like encodes the protein MDLILLEVYIYTFLVSSSSSSSSSSINSSNSYVSPRREIFTLWMKSLVYHGNGCTVYDSKGQIVYRIDNYNIKRSKEVHLMDSNGRVLFSIRNRKVPVFGHWDGYKWSYDEVTSKELPWFQVKKIHKVRRGDNMSYYNVILGCNSEASSYNIILGTTSIKIVNQTGKLVAEVKQKQASSGVLFGNDVLTLVVEPHVDHSLVMALVTVCGLIHHRI